Genomic DNA from Deltaproteobacteria bacterium:
GCGGGAAGCTGGGTCCGGGGGTGTAGCGGACCTTGAGATCGGTCCCGTAGCGCTTGTTCAAGGCCGCGACCATCTTGCGCAGGCCCACGTCCCCGCCGAGCCGGCCGGGCGTCCACTGGATCTTGAGCTCGCCTTCCTTCTTGGCGGCTTCGATTACTTTCTGAAGCGCGGGGGAGATCTTCTCTTCCGCGAAGGCGGGGAGGGTGAGGCCGAGCACGGCCAATGCCACGAGCACTCTTGCAAACATACGTCTTCCTCCGTTCCTGGAATGGTTTCGGGACCGCGCGTTCTCACGGACCCGGCTGGCTGTTACGGGGTGGTGTCTACGTGAATCCGGGGGCTGTCGCAACCCCGTCGGACGGAGCTTCAGTCCTTCGACCCGAGCTTGCGGTCGAGGTTGAACGCCGCGCTGATGAGGCCCAGGTGGGTGAAGGCCTGGGGGAAGTTGCCAAGGGCCTCGCCCCGCGGGCCGGTCTCCTCGGAGTAGAGACCCAAGTGATTGGCGTAGCTCAACATCTTCTCGAAGATGAAGCGGGCGTTGCCGAGCCGGCCGGCGCGGGTGAGCGCTTCCACCAGCCAGAAGGTGCACATGCTGAAGGTGCCTTCCTCGCCGGCGACCCCGTCGGCCGTCCGGGCCACGTCGTAGCGGTACACCAGGCTGTCCGACACCAGGCCGCCCTCGTGCGGCGGGCGGTGGATGGCCTCCAGGGTGGAGAGCATCTTGGGGTCGGTGGGGGACACGAAGAAGACCAGCGGCATGAGCAGGTTGCTGGCGTCCAGCGTGTCGCTGCCGAAGGACTGCACGAAGGCGTTGCGTTCGTTGTTGAAGCCATCCGTCATGATCCGTTCGTAGATGGCGTCCCGGTTCCTGAGCCAGCGCTCGCGGTTGGCCGGGAACGAACGCTTCTCCGCCAGGCGCACGCCCCGGTCCAGGGCCACCCAGCACATGAGCTTGGAGTAGACGAAGTGCTGGCGTCCGCCCCGCACCTCCCAGATGCCTTCGTCACGCTGGTTCCAATGGTCGCACACCCACTCCATCAGGCGTGACAGGTTGGTCCACAGCTCCGAGTCGATAGGCGTGCCGTACTTGTTGAACAGGTACACCGAGTCCATCATCTCGCCGTAGATGTCGAGCTGGAGCTGGTCGGCGGCGGCGTTGCCTATGCGCACGGGCGAGGATTTCCGGTAGCCTTCCCAGTGGTCGAGGGTGGACTCGGGGATGTTCTTCTCGCCGCGGATGCCGTACATGATCTGCAGCGAGCCGTCCGGCTTGAGGTCGCCGCAGCGTTCCTTGAGCCAGCCCATGAAGCGGCCCGCTTCGTAGGTGAAGCCCAGCCGCATGAGGCCGTACAGGCTGAAGCTGGCGTCGCGGATCCAGGTGTAGCGGTAGTCCCAGTTGCGCTCGCCGCCGATGTTCTCCGGCAGGCTGCAGGTGGGCGCGGCCACGATGGCGCCGGTGGGCTCGTAGCACAGGAGTTTCAGCACCAGCGCCGAGCGGTCCACCATCTCGCGCCAGCGGCCGCTGTAGCGGGACTGGCGCAGCCACTGGTGCCAGTAGCGCTCGGTGTCCTCCAGCAGCTCGAGGCAGCCGTCCACCTCCGGACAGTCGCAGTCGATGCCGCGGTCGTCGACCCCCTGGAACACCGCCGCCAGCACGCTGTTCTCGTGCAGCGTGCCGCTGGCGACCACCCCGCCGTTGCCGTCCGGGCGCATGGACACGACCGTGCGGTGGCCGCTCTGGGACAGCTTCAGCATGCAGCCGAGACCGTCGCTCTGGAACACCGCGCGGTTGTCGCGCACCTCCACGGTGTGGTCCCCGCGTCCGTAGTCGAACGCGGGCGTGCATTCCAGCTTGAGCGACATGGTGCCGCGCACCACCTTGGCGATGCGGATGATGCGCCCGTGGTAGTTCTCGTCGGCCGGTCCGGGCGGCATGAAGTCCATGACCTCGCTGACGCCTTCCTCGGTCATGAAACGGGTGATCAGGATGTTCGTATCGGGCAGGTACAACTGCCGGCAGGTGACGTTGTCCACGTCCGGACCGATGACGAAACGTCCGCCCTTGGCGTCGTCGAGCACGGCGCCGAAGACGCTGGGCGAGTCGAAACGCGGATAACAGAACCAGTCGATGGAGCCGTTGTCACCCACCAGGGCGACCGTGTGAAGGTCGCCGATGACGCCGTGGTTCTCGATGGGAGCGTACATGTCGCGCACACTTTATCGTATCCGGAAGGGCAATACTATCGTGTTGCCGCGGTGGGTCCTTCCGGTGGTGCCGGTGTGTTAAGATGTCCCCTTAGGAGACATCCTCGACAAGAAACAGCGTACCCAAGGAGGCTGGCATGCAGTTGGGCATCATCGGTTTGGGAAGGATGGGCGGCAACATGGCGCGGCGGCTGATCAAGGCTGGGCACCAAGTGGTTGCCTTCGACAGGCACGCCGACGCCGTCCAGGGACTGGTGCAGGATGGCGCGGTGGGGAGCGGCTCGCTCGCCGAACTGGTGGCGAAGCTCGACAAGCCCCGGGCGGTGTGGATGATGGTGCCCGCGGCCGTGGTGGACCAGACCATCGGCTCCTTCGTGGAGCACCTGGAAGCGGACGATATCCTGATCGACGGCGGCAACTCGAATTACGTCGACGACATCCGGCGCGCCCGCGAACTGCAGGCCAAGGGCATCCACTACGTGGACGTCGGCACCAGCGGCGGCGTCTGGGGACTGGACCGGGGTTATTGCCAAATGATCGGCGGCGAGACGGGCGTGGTGGAACATCTCGATCCGATCTTCGCCACGCTGGCCCCCAGCATCGACGAGGCGCCGCCCACCCCGGGCCGGCCGCCGGGCAAGGGCACCGCGGAGCACGGCTACCTGCACTGCGGCCCCAATGGCGCGGGCCACTTCGTCAAGATGGTCCACAACGGCATCGAGTACGGTCTCATGGCGGCCTACGCCGAGGGTTTCAACATCCTGAAGCACGCCAACATCGGCAAACAGGGGCGGGCCGCCAGCGCGGAACAGACGCCGTTGAGGGATCCGGAGCACTACCAGTACGACTTCGACCTGGGAGAGGTGGCGGAGTTGTGGCGGCGCGGCAGCGTGGTCACCTCCTGGCTGCTGGACCTCACCGCCAACGCGTTGCTCGAGGACTCGGAGCTGGGGCGGTTCGCCGGCCGGGTGTCCGATTCCGGGGAAGGTCGCTGGACCATCCACGCGGCCGTGGACGAGGCGGTGCCCGCCCACGTCCTCACCGCGGCCCTGTTCGAGCGCTTCAGCTCCCGCGGGGAAGCGGACTTCGGCGACAAGCTGCTCTCGGCCATGCGCTTCCAGTTCGGCGGCCACGAGGAGCTGCCGGACAAGAAATAGCCGGAAGTCCGGCCATGGACATCGAGATATTGCCGGACAGCGATGCGGTGGCGCGGCGCGCGGCCGCCTTCATCGCGGATGCCGCGCGCGCCGCGGTTGGTGCCCGCGGACGATTCGTATTCGCCGCGAGCGGCGGGCGGACGCCGTGGGTGATGCTGCGGGCGCTGGCGGAGGAGGAAGTGCCTTGGGATGCGGTGGAGGTCGTGCAGGTGGACGAGCGCGTGGCCCCGGCGGGCCACCCGGACCGCAACCTGACGCACCTGCTCGAGAGCCTGGCGCATACGCCCCTCCGGTCCGATCAGATCCACCCCATGCCGGTGGAGACACCGGACCTGGATGCGGCCGCACGCGAATATGCCGGCACGCTGGAGCGGTTGACGGCGCCGTCAGGGCGCCTGGACCTGGTCCACCTGGGCCTCGGTCCCGACGGCCACACGGCGTCGCTGGTCCCGGGAGCGCCGGAGCTGGAAATCCGCGACGCAAGGGTGGCCGCGACCGGCGTCTATCAGGGCCGCCGGCGCATGACGCTTACGTTTCCGGTGCTGGACAGGGCGAGGCGAATTCTCTGGGTGGTGACCGGTGCGGACAAGCGCGAGATGCTGCGGCGCCTACGCAACGGCGACGCCGCCATCCCCGCGGGCCGAGTGGCGCAGGACACGGCGGTGGTGATGGCCGACCGGGCCGCGGCAGGGCAGGATTGAAAGGACCGAGACCTGACGCGGCTGGCGCTGATCCCTACAACTCTTCCACCGACAGGGTGTAGTCATGGGTGAGAACGTCACCTCCCGCACCGGCGGCCACGTAGTAGGTGCCGTCTGCCGACGGGGTGAACTCAATCCTGTGGGTGTTGCCGTACCTGGTCGCGGTGTTCGTCGTGTCGGGAACCAACTCGACGTCGGAATCATAGACCCCCCACAGATGCGCGGCAACCTTGCCACGGTATGTGGACTCAGGGTCTATGTCGATGCGGTAGGCCGTGCCGGCTTCCAGTTCAAACGCAACCCAGTCCACCTCGCCGTCGTAGCTGATCGCGCCCCTGACAGATCCACCCACCTCGATGCTGGTGCTCCTGTCGGCCACGGACGCCCCCGAGAGATCCTCCACCGACAGCGTGTACGATACCGTCTCCTTGTATTTGGATCGCCTGCCCACGATGCCCACGTAGTAGGTACCGTCTTCCGACGGCATGAGAAACAACGGCTCTCTGGCCCAGGCTCCGGACTCAACCCGGGTGCCGTCCGAATCGTAGATCCCTTCAATCCAGACGCGCCTGGCCCCTGACAGGTTGAACCGGTACAGGTCGCCGGCCTCCAGGGTTACCGCGAACCAGTCCCGGTCGCGATCCCAGGCAATATCGCCCTGCACCGATCCGTCCACGGGGAGCCGCCCGATCGTGTTGGTCCAGGCCGAATGCAGGTCCGTCGTCAACTCTAGTTTGTAGGGCCCCGTACCGCTGCCGAACGAACGGGCAGAGACGTAGTAGGTGCCGGTTTCCGCCGGCCGGAAGGTCTTATGACTGTCCAGCCAGAATCCGCCATTGTTGTCCTCCGTGCCGGGGATCAGGTTACCGGCGGAATCGTAGATCCCGGCCAGGAACGGGTCTTCCAGAAGTGTATCCGCTATTTCCCGCAGCCAAATTCCGTCCAAATCGAAGAGGTAGGTCCCGCCAGCCTCCATCTCCACCGCATACCAATCCGCATCATAGGGATAGTCGATCTCGCCCAAGACCGTTTGAGTCCCGCCGATGCGCCCGCTCGTGTCGGTCCCTGCCGTCTGCGCATCGCCGCTTATAGTATTTTTCAGCGATAGCTTGTAGGTCCCCGTATCGGCGCGATGGGCGCCCGCGGACACGTAGTAGGTGCCGGCTTCCGACGGCCTGAAAAACACCCAACTGTCCGGATTCCGGCGGGCGCCGTTGTCGTTCGTCGTTCTGGCGATCAGGTTGCCGTCGGAATCGTGTATGCCGTACAGGTACGGGTTTCCAAGGGTTCCGGCGCCCAGGTACGAACCCTCCATGAGCACCCGATAGATCACGTTGGCCTCCAACGTCATCGCGTACCAGTCTCGGTCGCCTGCCGCGTCGATGCTGCTCGTGACCGATCCATCCACTGCGAGGCTGGGGGTCATGTCGGGGTCGAATGTCTGCATGTAAGCGTCCGTAATGTCCGTCACCCCCACTCTGTAGGTCCCCCTGTACTGGCCGACGGAACCGGCGGACATGTAGTGGGTGCCCGTTTCCTTGGCGATATAGATCAACCATGCGTTGCGGCCGATGCCGGAGTTGTTGTCCGTCGTGCCGGCGATCACTGTTCCATCGGAATCGTAGATGCCGCGCAGGTAGGGGTCCTCCAGGTCGCCGGCGCCGGTGCTTTCGCCCTCCACGTC
This window encodes:
- a CDS encoding glycoside hydrolase family 15 protein; its protein translation is MYAPIENHGVIGDLHTVALVGDNGSIDWFCYPRFDSPSVFGAVLDDAKGGRFVIGPDVDNVTCRQLYLPDTNILITRFMTEEGVSEVMDFMPPGPADENYHGRIIRIAKVVRGTMSLKLECTPAFDYGRGDHTVEVRDNRAVFQSDGLGCMLKLSQSGHRTVVSMRPDGNGGVVASGTLHENSVLAAVFQGVDDRGIDCDCPEVDGCLELLEDTERYWHQWLRQSRYSGRWREMVDRSALVLKLLCYEPTGAIVAAPTCSLPENIGGERNWDYRYTWIRDASFSLYGLMRLGFTYEAGRFMGWLKERCGDLKPDGSLQIMYGIRGEKNIPESTLDHWEGYRKSSPVRIGNAAADQLQLDIYGEMMDSVYLFNKYGTPIDSELWTNLSRLMEWVCDHWNQRDEGIWEVRGGRQHFVYSKLMCWVALDRGVRLAEKRSFPANRERWLRNRDAIYERIMTDGFNNERNAFVQSFGSDTLDASNLLMPLVFFVSPTDPKMLSTLEAIHRPPHEGGLVSDSLVYRYDVARTADGVAGEEGTFSMCTFWLVEALTRAGRLGNARFIFEKMLSYANHLGLYSEETGPRGEALGNFPQAFTHLGLISAAFNLDRKLGSKD
- the gnd gene encoding decarboxylating 6-phosphogluconate dehydrogenase, yielding MQLGIIGLGRMGGNMARRLIKAGHQVVAFDRHADAVQGLVQDGAVGSGSLAELVAKLDKPRAVWMMVPAAVVDQTIGSFVEHLEADDILIDGGNSNYVDDIRRARELQAKGIHYVDVGTSGGVWGLDRGYCQMIGGETGVVEHLDPIFATLAPSIDEAPPTPGRPPGKGTAEHGYLHCGPNGAGHFVKMVHNGIEYGLMAAYAEGFNILKHANIGKQGRAASAEQTPLRDPEHYQYDFDLGEVAELWRRGSVVTSWLLDLTANALLEDSELGRFAGRVSDSGEGRWTIHAAVDEAVPAHVLTAALFERFSSRGEADFGDKLLSAMRFQFGGHEELPDKK
- the pgl gene encoding 6-phosphogluconolactonase, with product MDIEILPDSDAVARRAAAFIADAARAAVGARGRFVFAASGGRTPWVMLRALAEEEVPWDAVEVVQVDERVAPAGHPDRNLTHLLESLAHTPLRSDQIHPMPVETPDLDAAAREYAGTLERLTAPSGRLDLVHLGLGPDGHTASLVPGAPELEIRDARVAATGVYQGRRRMTLTFPVLDRARRILWVVTGADKREMLRRLRNGDAAIPAGRVAQDTAVVMADRAAAGQD